From the genome of Rhodobacteraceae bacterium Araon29, one region includes:
- a CDS encoding xanthine phosphoribosyltransferase: MTDRLPHEKGFHVSWDQLHRDARALAWRLDGQGPVESGWRVVVAITRGGMAPAMIVARELDIRTVDTISIKSYNHQSQTEPKVIKAPDMDLVGDGTGVLIIDDLVDTGRTLEVVRKLMPKAHVATVYAKPKGRAQVNTFITEVSQDTWIFFPWDMALQYVEPFRGTD, translated from the coding sequence ATGACTGATCGTCTTCCTCACGAAAAAGGTTTTCACGTAAGCTGGGATCAACTTCATCGTGATGCGCGGGCTCTGGCTTGGCGTTTGGATGGCCAAGGGCCGGTAGAAAGTGGATGGCGTGTGGTTGTCGCAATAACCCGAGGTGGTATGGCGCCGGCAATGATTGTCGCGCGTGAACTTGATATTCGAACAGTCGATACAATCAGTATTAAGTCCTATAATCATCAGTCTCAAACTGAACCGAAGGTTATAAAAGCACCTGATATGGACCTTGTTGGTGATGGAACTGGCGTTTTGATCATTGACGATTTGGTTGATACCGGACGCACGTTAGAAGTCGTACGGAAATTGATGCCAAAGGCGCATGTTGCAACTGTATATGCCAAGCCTAAAGGTCGCGCACAGGTCAATACTTTTATAACTGAGGTCAGCCAAGATACTTGGATATTCTTTCCTTGGGACATGGCATTACAGTATGTAGAGCCATTTCGCGGAACGGACTAA